From Paenibacillus sp. V4I7, one genomic window encodes:
- a CDS encoding DUF5605 domain-containing protein — protein MMLNENSKIGQIWENPAGRAVLLTYLPHLKDSPFLSFIKKNTLLSYNAFNPAWSIAPELLETILSELSTIEVEIETDEEIFPALDYENESVALGSAKTKAPTQIEKWGVYELTLQGPQHGNPFVDVSLEAEFSFEGRVVRTQGFYDGQGIYRIRFMPDMEGTWTYRTNSNARSLSGLIGQFICIARAEGNHGPVRVKHTFHFAYEDGTPYIPIGTTSYVWTHQGDELEEETLATLKSAPFNKMRMCVFPKSYQFNANEPVYYPYEGSMEEGWDYTRFNPAFFQHLENRIADLGKLGIEADLILFHAYDRWGFSEMSKSADDRYLRYLTARLSAYRHVWWSLANEYDLMWKKELHDWERFAKIVTENDPNHHLISIHNCFGFYDYHRPWITHCSIQRVDVYRTAENTNDWREQWQKPIVIDECAYEGNIDQGWGNISGQEMVRRFWEGAIRGGYVGHGETYLHDEDILWWSKGGKLYGSSPERIGFLHKIMAEGPTEGLNPLKSEWDAPSAGVPDEYYLYYYGFNQPSFRKYSMKPGIRYKVDVIDTWNMIINEQPGTYEGDFRIELPGTPYMAVRIRKI, from the coding sequence ATGATGTTAAATGAAAATTCGAAAATAGGTCAAATTTGGGAGAATCCAGCAGGTCGAGCGGTACTTTTGACATATTTACCTCACCTCAAGGATTCCCCTTTTCTTTCGTTCATCAAGAAAAATACGCTGCTATCGTACAATGCGTTCAATCCGGCTTGGTCTATAGCACCGGAATTGCTGGAGACAATCCTCTCGGAGTTATCTACGATTGAAGTTGAAATAGAGACGGATGAAGAGATCTTTCCAGCGCTCGATTATGAGAACGAATCCGTAGCTCTGGGGTCGGCAAAAACCAAAGCGCCCACTCAAATTGAAAAATGGGGCGTCTACGAGCTAACACTTCAAGGTCCGCAACACGGAAATCCGTTCGTAGATGTAAGCTTGGAGGCCGAATTCAGCTTCGAAGGCCGAGTTGTCCGAACCCAAGGTTTTTATGACGGGCAAGGTATTTATCGGATCCGTTTTATGCCGGATATGGAAGGTACGTGGACATATAGAACCAATAGCAACGCGCGCTCCCTTAGTGGACTGATCGGGCAGTTTATATGTATAGCCCGGGCCGAGGGGAACCATGGACCGGTACGGGTCAAGCATACTTTCCATTTCGCTTACGAAGACGGGACTCCTTATATTCCGATCGGGACCACAAGCTATGTCTGGACCCATCAAGGCGATGAGTTGGAGGAGGAGACGTTAGCTACGCTTAAATCCGCCCCATTTAATAAGATGCGTATGTGTGTCTTCCCTAAATCCTACCAGTTCAACGCGAATGAGCCGGTGTATTACCCTTATGAGGGTTCTATGGAGGAAGGTTGGGATTATACGCGATTCAATCCTGCCTTCTTTCAGCACTTGGAAAATAGAATCGCTGATCTTGGGAAGCTTGGCATCGAAGCAGATCTGATTTTATTTCATGCGTATGACCGTTGGGGCTTTTCCGAAATGTCCAAATCCGCAGATGACCGCTACCTGCGTTATCTGACAGCACGGTTATCGGCCTATCGTCATGTCTGGTGGTCGCTCGCCAACGAGTATGATTTGATGTGGAAGAAGGAGCTACATGACTGGGAACGCTTCGCGAAGATCGTGACGGAGAATGATCCGAATCATCATTTAATCTCCATTCACAACTGCTTCGGTTTCTACGATTACCATCGACCTTGGATCACTCACTGCAGCATACAGCGGGTCGATGTTTACCGGACTGCGGAAAATACCAACGATTGGCGGGAGCAGTGGCAGAAGCCGATTGTCATTGACGAATGCGCGTATGAAGGTAATATTGATCAGGGCTGGGGGAACATTTCCGGACAGGAAATGGTACGCCGCTTCTGGGAAGGCGCCATTCGTGGCGGATATGTCGGTCACGGTGAAACCTATTTGCATGACGAGGACATCCTTTGGTGGTCCAAGGGGGGGAAACTATACGGAAGCAGCCCTGAACGTATCGGCTTCCTGCACAAAATTATGGCAGAGGGACCTACAGAAGGTCTGAATCCGCTAAAGTCCGAGTGGGATGCTCCGTCTGCGGGCGTTCCAGATGAATATTACTTGTATTACTATGGCTTTAACCAGCCTAGTTTCAGGAAGTACAGTATGAAGCCAGGCATCCGATACAAAGTGGATGTTATCGACACATGGAATATGATCATCAATGAGCAGCCTGGAACTTATGAGGGAGACTTCCGGATCGAGCTGCCTGGGACACCGTATATGGCTGTTAGAATTAGGAAGATATAG
- the glpK gene encoding glycerol kinase GlpK yields MIETYILAIDQSTSGTKALIVDRSGSIIARSTAEHKQSYPQPGWVEHDPLEIYNNVKRTAHLAMELAGIDADQLAGLTITNQRETAVVWDRTSGLPVYPAIVWQCQRTADRCAELKAANMEEIVRAKTGLVLDPYFSATKWGWILEHAEGAREKLEQGKLLAGTIDSWLLWKLTGDSVHATDFTNASRTSLFNIHTLEWDVELCEWFQVPSAILPEVKSSDEIFGYTKDPELFSAKIPISGIIGDSQAALFGNQCFDIGMAKATYGTGTSVLMNIGEKHDQLGNGLVTTIAWGMSGKITYALEAIIRTSGDTIKWVRDQLGLFSSFEEMEELIAQAPNNEGVYVVPAFVGLGAPYWDPYARAAIMGMSRGSGRSHIIRAALESIAYQVNDAVKLMQSESGIRLKELRADGGASDNTTLMQFQADVLERRVIKSEVAELSAMGSVYLGGLGVGFWLSLDEHKNPGQVYSIYESKMQENIRDQHIAGWNRAVTSVLYTNKKAEA; encoded by the coding sequence ATGATTGAAACCTATATCCTAGCCATAGACCAAAGCACATCGGGTACAAAGGCCTTGATCGTAGATCGTTCCGGAAGTATCATCGCTCGAAGTACGGCCGAACATAAGCAGAGTTATCCGCAACCTGGCTGGGTGGAGCACGACCCTCTTGAAATTTATAACAATGTGAAAAGAACAGCTCATCTTGCCATGGAGTTGGCCGGTATTGACGCCGATCAATTAGCCGGTCTTACCATCACCAATCAGCGAGAAACGGCCGTGGTTTGGGATCGAACATCAGGTTTGCCTGTCTATCCCGCTATCGTTTGGCAGTGTCAGCGGACAGCGGATCGATGTGCGGAGCTTAAGGCTGCCAACATGGAAGAAATCGTTCGAGCCAAGACAGGTCTTGTCCTCGACCCTTACTTCTCTGCCACCAAGTGGGGATGGATATTGGAGCATGCAGAAGGTGCTAGGGAGAAACTCGAACAAGGGAAGCTTCTTGCCGGTACTATAGACAGCTGGCTCCTGTGGAAGCTCACAGGGGACAGTGTTCATGCCACTGATTTTACGAATGCTAGCCGAACTTCATTATTCAATATTCATACGCTGGAATGGGATGTTGAATTATGTGAATGGTTCCAGGTTCCGTCGGCCATACTGCCGGAGGTTAAATCGTCAGATGAGATATTCGGCTATACAAAGGATCCTGAGCTATTCTCAGCAAAGATTCCTATCTCTGGCATCATAGGTGACTCTCAAGCCGCATTATTTGGCAATCAATGTTTTGATATCGGTATGGCCAAAGCAACTTACGGAACCGGTACCTCCGTACTCATGAACATTGGCGAGAAACATGATCAGCTTGGAAATGGCTTGGTGACTACAATTGCTTGGGGGATGAGCGGCAAGATCACCTATGCACTTGAAGCTATCATCCGTACCTCCGGCGATACGATCAAATGGGTTCGCGACCAATTGGGTCTCTTTAGCAGTTTTGAGGAGATGGAGGAATTGATTGCTCAAGCTCCGAATAACGAAGGTGTATATGTCGTTCCGGCTTTCGTTGGATTAGGTGCTCCTTACTGGGATCCCTATGCCAGGGCGGCGATTATGGGGATGAGCCGTGGAAGTGGAAGGTCGCACATTATTCGTGCAGCGCTAGAGAGCATTGCCTACCAAGTAAATGATGCGGTAAAGTTGATGCAATCTGAATCCGGCATCCGGTTGAAAGAACTGCGCGCAGATGGAGGCGCTTCCGATAATACCACGCTTATGCAGTTTCAAGCAGATGTGCTGGAACGTAGGGTCATTAAATCGGAGGTTGCCGAGCTTTCTGCGATGGGTTCTGTTTATTTGGGAGGGCTAGGGGTTGGGTTTTGGTTATCGCTTGATGAGCATAAGAACCCAGGCCAAGTTTATTCTATTTATGAATCAAAGATGCAGGAAAACATACGTGATCAGCATATCGCCGGATGGAATCGTGCGGTTACTTCGGTACTATACACAAACAAGAAGGCGGAGGCCTAG
- a CDS encoding transketolase family protein codes for MNTIPNRQVICETLLKLAETDPDIMVLTSDSRGSAAMAPFANAFPNQFVEVGIAEQNIVGISAGLAHSGKKPFVTSPACFLSMRSIEQIKVDVAYSGTNVKLVGISGGVSYGALGMSHHSVQDIAVARAIPGLAVVLPADRHETKRMTEALVKHQGGVYVRIGRNAVEDVYESDDYEFIIGKAVTLRDGTDLTIIATGETVRVALDTQKALQEVGVSCRVINMHTIKPLDEEAIIRAARETGHIITVEEHSIFGGLGAAVAEVVVQHQLVPMRIIGIPDEPAIAGKSSEVFKHYGIHTDNLKRVALEMLGK; via the coding sequence ATGAATACGATCCCTAACCGTCAGGTTATTTGCGAGACACTATTGAAATTGGCTGAAACCGATCCGGATATTATGGTTCTCACCAGCGATTCCCGAGGTTCCGCGGCTATGGCGCCTTTCGCCAATGCGTTTCCTAATCAATTCGTTGAGGTCGGAATTGCCGAGCAAAATATTGTCGGCATATCGGCTGGTCTAGCCCATAGCGGGAAGAAGCCTTTTGTCACTTCGCCGGCTTGTTTCCTTAGTATGCGCAGCATTGAGCAGATCAAAGTGGATGTGGCCTACTCTGGAACCAACGTGAAGCTTGTAGGCATAAGCGGAGGAGTCAGCTATGGCGCCCTCGGTATGTCACACCATTCTGTTCAGGATATAGCTGTAGCGCGAGCAATTCCGGGACTTGCGGTCGTATTGCCTGCCGATCGTCATGAAACGAAGAGAATGACAGAAGCTTTAGTTAAGCACCAAGGCGGCGTTTACGTTCGTATTGGAAGAAACGCTGTAGAGGATGTCTATGAGTCCGATGACTATGAATTCATCATTGGCAAAGCGGTGACGTTACGTGATGGAACGGATCTTACGATCATTGCTACTGGGGAAACCGTTCGGGTAGCCCTCGATACGCAGAAAGCTCTCCAAGAGGTTGGCGTATCCTGCCGTGTCATTAATATGCACACGATTAAACCGTTAGACGAAGAAGCAATTATTCGGGCTGCCAGGGAAACTGGGCATATCATTACGGTTGAGGAGCACAGTATCTTCGGCGGACTCGGCGCCGCAGTCGCAGAGGTAGTCGTCCAGCATCAACTTGTTCCGATGCGTATTATCGGCATTCCGGATGAGCCGGCCATCGCGGGCAAAAGCTCGGAAGTATTCAAGCATTACGGGATCCACACAGATAATCTTAAGCGTGTAGCGCTTGAGATGCTTGGCAAGTAG
- a CDS encoding transketolase has translation MNHIELKAKAIQIRMDLLKMIHGAKTGHTGGSLSNTDILTALYYKIMKIDQQNSKWAERDRFIASKGHSVESLWCILADLGFFPKEELETFSQFGTRLIGHPNNKVPGIEMNTGALGHGLAISVGMALAAKRDGKSYRVFCLMGDGEQAEGSVWEAAMAGPHFKLDNLVGIIDRNRLQISGSTEEVMGLEPLEEKWAAFGWNVVSIDGNDMESLVEAFGAVPTVPGKPTLVMANTVKGKGVSFAENNPAWHHHVPNDTQLSQALAELSAALELLQQEGRVR, from the coding sequence ATGAACCATATAGAACTGAAAGCAAAAGCCATCCAGATCCGAATGGATCTGCTAAAGATGATACACGGAGCCAAGACAGGTCATACCGGCGGTTCCCTCAGCAATACGGATATTTTGACGGCCTTATATTATAAAATTATGAAAATTGATCAACAGAATTCGAAATGGGCCGAGCGGGACCGTTTCATCGCTAGCAAGGGCCACTCTGTGGAATCACTGTGGTGCATCCTCGCAGACCTAGGATTTTTCCCGAAAGAAGAATTAGAGACCTTCAGTCAGTTCGGTACACGTTTAATCGGCCATCCTAACAATAAGGTGCCTGGGATTGAAATGAACACGGGTGCTCTTGGGCATGGGCTTGCTATTTCGGTAGGAATGGCACTTGCGGCTAAACGAGATGGTAAGAGCTATCGGGTATTCTGTCTCATGGGTGATGGCGAGCAGGCGGAAGGCTCTGTCTGGGAAGCCGCTATGGCGGGTCCTCATTTCAAACTTGACAATCTCGTAGGTATTATTGACCGAAATCGACTGCAAATCAGCGGCAGCACGGAAGAAGTCATGGGGCTTGAGCCTCTTGAGGAGAAATGGGCGGCATTCGGTTGGAACGTTGTTTCCATTGACGGAAACGATATGGAATCTCTGGTTGAGGCTTTTGGGGCGGTACCAACCGTACCTGGGAAACCTACCTTGGTCATGGCCAATACGGTGAAAGGCAAAGGCGTTTCCTTTGCCGAAAATAATCCTGCATGGCACCATCACGTGCCGAACGATACGCAGCTTTCGCAAGCATTGGCAGAACTTTCTGCCGCGCTTGAGCTATTACAACAAGAAGGGAGGGTGCGCTAA
- a CDS encoding L-fucose/L-arabinose isomerase family protein: MKKFKLGYAPTRRFVFSAEDAFKYKVQIREKIESFGLDIDIVDLEGLNSEGLLYDDHINADAIIERFKEEKVDAVFFPHCNFGTEDTVARVGKALGKPVLLWGPRDESPLEDGMRLRDTQCGLFATGKVLRRFNVPFTYVTNSRVNDPVFERGFTNFIAAANVVRQMRNLRILQIGPRPASFLTMMCNEGELLERFGIEIHPITLIDIQRTSKQIEKGSSAELNEAIAYIKEKLDYSEVTEDDVKRIAALKVAMKQYATKTGSTAIAIQCWSSLQDAMGIMPCLANAILTDEQIPVTCETDIHGAITSIMVQAASMNQAPTFFADLTVRHPENPNGELLFHCGNFPVSLSVEDKPKLRKHFLFDDHAPGTHEGEIKGGGITLARFDGDHGEYQLFLGRAKGIKGPYTRGSYVWVEVNDWPLWEEKLVKGPYVHHAVGIHANVIPALYEACQYIPGLSPDPVDPTVQEIQAWLRGSDL; the protein is encoded by the coding sequence ATGAAGAAATTTAAACTGGGTTACGCACCTACCCGTCGTTTTGTATTTAGCGCTGAAGATGCTTTCAAGTACAAGGTTCAAATCCGTGAGAAAATCGAGAGCTTCGGTTTGGATATCGACATCGTGGACTTGGAGGGATTGAATTCCGAGGGGCTGCTTTATGACGATCATATCAATGCGGACGCTATTATTGAACGCTTCAAAGAGGAAAAGGTGGACGCCGTCTTTTTTCCGCATTGTAACTTTGGTACCGAGGACACCGTAGCCCGGGTTGGAAAAGCGCTTGGAAAGCCCGTGTTATTATGGGGACCTCGTGATGAATCACCTCTTGAGGATGGTATGCGTTTGCGGGATACCCAATGTGGGCTATTCGCAACAGGTAAAGTGCTGCGCCGTTTTAATGTGCCTTTTACTTATGTGACTAACAGTCGGGTGAATGATCCGGTATTTGAACGTGGATTTACCAATTTCATTGCCGCTGCGAACGTAGTTCGTCAAATGCGTAATTTGCGTATTTTGCAGATTGGACCTCGGCCGGCTTCTTTCTTAACGATGATGTGCAACGAAGGGGAGCTGCTGGAGCGGTTCGGCATCGAGATTCATCCCATTACGCTGATCGATATTCAGCGGACATCGAAACAGATTGAAAAGGGAAGCAGCGCTGAGTTGAATGAAGCTATTGCCTACATAAAAGAAAAGCTTGATTATAGCGAAGTTACCGAGGATGACGTGAAACGTATCGCAGCCCTGAAGGTAGCCATGAAACAATACGCAACCAAAACCGGCAGTACAGCTATTGCCATCCAGTGTTGGTCTTCTCTTCAAGATGCGATGGGAATCATGCCTTGTTTGGCCAATGCGATTCTAACGGATGAGCAGATTCCGGTAACCTGCGAAACCGATATTCACGGAGCGATTACCTCTATCATGGTGCAGGCTGCTTCGATGAATCAAGCTCCGACGTTCTTCGCCGACTTGACGGTCCGTCATCCTGAGAATCCGAACGGAGAACTGCTCTTTCACTGCGGCAATTTCCCTGTCTCTCTCTCGGTTGAGGATAAGCCGAAACTGCGCAAGCACTTCTTGTTCGATGATCATGCTCCAGGCACACACGAAGGGGAAATCAAAGGCGGCGGAATAACGCTGGCCCGCTTTGACGGCGACCATGGGGAATATCAATTATTTTTAGGGCGCGCAAAAGGTATCAAAGGTCCTTATACACGCGGTTCCTATGTTTGGGTGGAAGTAAATGACTGGCCGTTATGGGAAGAGAAGTTGGTGAAAGGTCCTTACGTTCATCATGCTGTTGGTATTCATGCTAACGTAATTCCCGCACTATATGAAGCATGCCAATATATACCAGGTCTTTCCCCGGATCCAGTTGATCCGACTGTACAAGAAATCCAGGCGTGGCTGCGCGGCTCAGATCTATAA
- a CDS encoding LacI family DNA-binding transcriptional regulator, producing the protein MKMEDIAKLAGVSKSAVSFAFSGKPGISPETRERILQIAQESGYFPRAKSPSIDHTAKSLTFLVISNSGIVLEQFYQQPFFRELIQFIEERCRTKGYSLLFSSIDMEFLERDIRVVAEEKKSNGIVLLGTNLNREQIADIANKLQSHLVVLDTCFDTLPIHFVEINNFMGAYQAGTHLCEIGHTDIGYIESNVRIHNFEERKRGFTSAIQEHGREILNTHRFSVAPTILSSQDSLKAQLTAFLKEGHRLPTALFCECDYIAISAMKTLQELGYRIPDDVSVIGFDNISEAVIVSPELTTVHVEKQRMAYLAVDLLIESIELEQSAGTKIKVDTHFIERLSSRANHASID; encoded by the coding sequence ATGAAGATGGAAGATATTGCAAAATTAGCAGGCGTTTCAAAATCTGCCGTATCCTTTGCTTTCAGTGGAAAGCCTGGAATCAGTCCAGAAACACGTGAACGCATCCTGCAAATCGCACAGGAAAGCGGATACTTCCCTAGAGCAAAATCCCCATCCATTGACCATACAGCTAAATCACTTACCTTTTTAGTCATTTCAAACTCTGGAATCGTACTAGAGCAGTTTTATCAACAACCATTCTTTAGGGAACTTATCCAATTCATTGAGGAACGATGCCGTACGAAAGGCTATTCCTTACTTTTTTCCTCCATCGATATGGAGTTTTTGGAGAGGGACATTCGGGTTGTTGCAGAGGAAAAGAAAAGCAATGGCATCGTCCTTTTAGGAACGAACCTAAATAGGGAGCAAATCGCAGATATTGCCAATAAACTTCAATCGCATCTCGTTGTTTTGGACACCTGCTTTGATACCCTGCCGATTCATTTTGTAGAAATCAACAATTTTATGGGCGCTTATCAGGCTGGCACTCATCTCTGTGAGATAGGGCATACCGATATTGGCTATATTGAATCGAATGTAAGAATTCATAATTTCGAGGAGAGAAAGCGCGGCTTTACCTCAGCCATTCAAGAACATGGCAGGGAGATTCTGAATACCCACAGATTTTCCGTAGCGCCTACCATTCTATCCTCCCAAGATTCGCTCAAAGCTCAGTTGACCGCATTCCTGAAAGAAGGACATCGTTTGCCGACCGCTCTATTTTGCGAATGCGATTATATCGCTATCAGCGCAATGAAGACCCTTCAAGAACTCGGATACCGAATACCAGATGACGTGTCTGTTATCGGTTTTGACAATATCTCAGAAGCCGTCATTGTTTCGCCAGAATTAACGACTGTCCATGTGGAAAAGCAGAGAATGGCTTATCTCGCTGTGGATCTGCTTATTGAATCGATTGAGTTAGAGCAAAGTGCTGGCACTAAGATCAAGGTCGATACGCATTTCATCGAGAGACTATCCTCGCGAGCGAATCATGCATCGATAGACTAG